The DNA region ATTTCATTTCTGGTTTCAGGCTGAGCGGGAGGCTCCAACGTGAACGTTGGTTTCTTAGGGGTCTGTGCGATGTCGCAGTCGTTCGCCATCATGCGGTCGACGGCGGGCATGTCCGGCCGATCGACGGCACGATCCTGGACGCACAGGAGCGCTATGTGAATGCATCTCAGCACTTGATTCATCGAGCAGGACGGAGTTCCTCGTATCGATGCATCAACAAGATCGTCTGCTTTCCCTTCTCTCCACACACTCCATGCCTGTAATAAAACAGTGAAACTGCTCACTTTTGTCTTAAAGCAATTAAGAATTCTTGTGCTAATTAACTTACATATCCTGCTAGGGTAGGAGTATCCTCCAGTTCATGAAAGCTATTGCTCCTCTTGCCGGTCACCAATTCCAGCACGATAATCCCAAAGCTGTATACATCAGATTTATCGGAAAACAGACCTTTGATCGTGTACTCAGGCGACATGTAACCACTGCATTTGTATTTAACATGATGAGCATGCAGATATCATGACATTACAACATGAAGTTGTTTGGGTTGATCTCTCTTACAGGGTTCCGGCAGGCTTCCTTGTGTTGCCCTGATTCTGCTCGTCCATGAAAATCCTCGCAAATCCAAAGTCGGATATTTTGGGATTCATGTCCTTGTCCAACAAAATATTATTGGGTTTTAGATCGCGATGTGCGATCCTCGAAACAGAGTCCCTATGTAGATAAATGAGTCCACGAATGATCCCTCCTATAATGTCGAACCTGGTAGGCCAATCTAGTAGTGCTTTCTTTTCAGGATCTGTCAAGTAAAATGAGCTGTTTCGATAAACTTTAGAACTTAAAGAGGAGAAAGTGTTGGAGAGCGAACGCACCGAAGAGGATTGCCTCCAAACTCTTGTTGGGCATATACTCGTAGATCAGTATCTTTTCTTCGCCCTGAATGCAGTAGCCAAGCAACCTGACCAAGTTCCTGTGCTGCAATTTGGCGATCACCATGACCTCTGTCTCGAACTCCTGTAAGCCTTGGTGAGAGTTTGTCGAGAGCCTCTTCACGGCTACTTCTTGTCCTCCAGGTAAAGAACCCTGGAAAATGCAGAACCACCAACAGTTAGTCGGCCTGTGCATGGTGCTCACTGAGCTGATGAATTTACCTGGTAAACATAGCCGAAACCTCCTTTTCCGAGCTTGTTGGAATCGCTGAAGTTACTGGTGGCTGCTGCTACGGTAGCAAAATCAAACGAAGTTGGTCTTGATCCATCTCTCTCTTGGAGCACCTCATTGCCATTCAGCCCTGATAAATTCGGCTTCCATTCTCTGAACAGATTCTCAGTGCTCTCAGTTTGTGGTGTCGGGAGCCTATTCCAGTGATCTATTTAATCCTCAAGGACAGAAATTGTTAAGAACTCAAAGTTCATAACTTTGTTAGGACAAAAGAAGTGAGCAATGAATCTGACCTCTTAGTCTGGCATTGCACTTCCACCACAGCAAGGAACAAACGAGGAGGAAAAATAGTGCTGAAGTGGAAACTATAACGATTATTTTCCATGAGTTGCTCTTGTTCCCTGAAAAAGAATTCTATATCACAGTTGGAAGATGTGTAAGTTTTTATGATCTGCAAGTTGTCGTTTGAAGGTGAAAAACAGTTAACAATTTGGCCGGTCATCCACTGCCGTTTCAAAATATAAAGGAAAGGAACGCAAGGAACACCTCTGTTTGTTCCTGTCTCGGTGGATGTAGACGGCGGAGCGGATGGCGGAGAAGCGGCTGGCGGCGGAGACAAAAGCACCGCACTGCCGCTCGAGAGTTCGAAGAAAGGATAGTTCTCGTAGCGGAAGTAGCAACTCTGGCCGTAAATCTTCATGCCCAGCTGGCCGTAGCAACAGCTGGAGAGGTTCGCCACGGCGTCGCGGAGACAGCGGCCGCAGTCGTCGGTCGACAGGTCTCTCGTGCACTGCACCAGCCCGTACACGTCGCTCGCGTTAGCAACGGGGACACTCGCCCACCCAGCTGCGAACAAGCTCGACGCGTTTCCGGATGCTTCTTCGACGAGAACCCCCACGAGATCGGTCAGGACGCGGTGGAACGCGGCGGGGTCCGACGCGTTGTAGCCGTTGTACTGGTACAGGGGGAAGGAGGCGTCGACTTCGGAGAAGAAGCTTCGGTCGGAGTAGCGGAGCAGGCAGTCGTCGTACCAGATGGTGGAGCTCTTGCCGAGCGGGCACCGCTGGCGGACGTCATGGACGGAGGTGTTGAGGCAGGTTCGACAGACGGCCGAAGAGGCGTCACCGCGGCAGAGGGCGAGGCCGTGGGGTTGGTCTGGTGTCCGGCCAGTGGTGGCGTTGTGGTAGCCAGTAGCGATGGCCTCGGAGGCGAGGGAGGGGAGGAGGAGGTCGAGATTGGACTGGTAGGCGCCGGCGGAGGTGAAGTTGGAGTCTGTCGGGCAGTAGTTGCCCAGGTAGGCGGGCAGGGATATGGGAAGACGGAGCACAAGGAAAAGGGATAGGAGGAAGAAGCCGGCAAAATAATTCAATTGGCCGGAGCAAGCCATGCCTGCAACGATGTGAATTGCCGGTTGCTTATTTTGGCACAATTAATGGCAATGCAGTCGCACGCCGGCGgagaaattttcaaaaagaaaaaagagagagaaaccACCAGCAACGATTTCCTATCGGAGTCAACTCCGCGTTTCTCTTTACCAACAGCAAGTCATGCAATTGCAATCTAGAAAGAAGAGTAAATACATATAGTTTAATTGGTCGATCAACAAGTCAGAATTGTGTAATAAACAAACATGACTTTTGTCCCGAACAAAAGGGCTTCGACAATTTACCAAAGATGTTACTTGGATAGTATTTACTTAAAAAACGTATCGTACATTGGTATTTATTAAAGGATatagtttaataaatttaattttcagaTTAACCCTCTGACTACCTAGTAATTATGTTTTTCAATCATCATTTTCCAAGCATCCAAGATACAAAtcgaattgaaaaataatttatactTCGGATGCACGTCAtctcaccgtctctctccctccATCTCTCTTGGTGGTGTTATAAACACGAAAGAAATATAAACCTGCGCTTGTCATTACTGCTCGtgcaatagaccagttaggtttTCGGGATATTGACGTAAGGTTTTAAGAGGAGACCAAAGGACAACTGCAATTAAGAGCATCAGCAACTTTTTGCAAGAGGGAAATTGTTAGAAGAatacatttaaagatttagacatgtatgcATAGATTTATTACTGTAAATTAGGGTAGTGATGGTAAATAAAAATTACAGTATTGTAGCAAAGGGTGGTGAAAAATATGGTTGTTATGGTTtattttggttgtgtggggaataaaatattcaacaacacctgCAATATGATGTAATAGAATACTTAATCGATTTAAGTCTTGTTAGTTTCTGCGGTTGATAATTAAGTTTGGCTAACCATTTTTTATTAagggtttagtcagtggtggtcctagtttacaagaagtGTCTACTTCAGTAGGGGACTGATAttgatgatatcaggcccacgttgggcctgatattatggatatcatgcccaacgtgggcctgatatcatcgatatcagtgttggttagtcctaggaaaacgtatcggttccactgtacaaaattttttgtacaagtgtcgaacctttccttaaataacttattgtgttctttagaaattaaattatgaatcgcagacggaacttaacatcattgattccaaatttaacttatctgtttttaatggtttagatttgaatcgcaagcggaacttaacactattgattcaaatccacctatgttattaattccattaaatattaatttctaaaattgacttccaggattgcatggcgaggcatatggccttcttggatatgggaacaaccaccaccgcctagacaaagccttttgaggaaagctaatatttaatttcctaaaataactctaggttaaccaaaaagaacaatcgaatcacaaattcgaaaaagaagaaaacacaaactcgaaaaactaattcgaaaaactagatctaattgcctcttgtgtttggaattcttacaaagaaaataactagtatgatgcggaagaaaattactagttataccttctctttgcaagctaatgaccttgagatcttctgccgtattcctcgcctcgccttggacgtcgtgtgggcgacgatcttccaagatgaacaccacccaaaagcttccttcctcttcttctaaaaaccggccaccaccaccaccaaggagaagagagcaaaagggaaaagagaggggagagagagggtcggccacttgatgatctccaagcaagataataagaattgttattttatgaggcctcctcactccttcttttatattacttgcccaaggcaaataaggaaaatttttttacaaaaaataaaatcatcttctagtttttcctttttcctttttatttttccttttctttcctcttgattgaatcaatcaccaacattaattttgtgatgattttttaattttaattatggccggccccttgcttgggcaccaagcaaggtggccggccaccttatcaagagaaaaaaggaaaaataattttttaataaaattttataagccattataaaattttacaagctctcttctaatttcctaaagtgggagttaaaaaaggaaagtttctaaaaattaaaaccatgttttaaaatttaaaaaactctcttataaaatttcctttttttaacatgatgatagaaaattttaattttaaaacttatcttccttttttttcttcaaccatgaggatggttaaaaaaggaaagttttaaaacttttaaaactctctattaaaacatgtggtctaattcaaataaggaaagttttgaaaattaaaatatctcttttaaaacttatagttttctacaaagagaagattttaaaaaattcaaaacaaccctccctttttgaattattgtggccgtccccttcatgcttggtcaccaagcaaagggccgacccctatagaagaggatgtgaccagcccttgcttggtcaccaagcattggaccggcccacttcttggacaccaagaagagccttacatttggatggacttgaggctataatgaggctacgacagggacctagaggagaaattgattttggccttccgatgagcttgagtatcccgtgctcgccccgaacacacaactcaagttcatcgataataactcattccactagagagttattatcgtactaccgcaccaatctcaaattacattataggtttcttcttatcatgagtgtgttagtctccctgtgtttaagattacgaatgcccactaattaagtaagttactgataactcaattaatatctagctccaagagtagtaccactcaacttcattgtcatgttaaactaagtccacctgcagggtttaacatggcaatccttatgagctcctcttggggacattttcaacctagataactaagacacagattccttctataatcaacaacacacactataagtaatatcatttcccaacttatcgggcatattgatttattgagctaaacctcaccctttgataagtcaaagaaataaatactaaatatatgtgcttgttattatattagaattaagagcacacacttccataataactaaggtttagttcttttattaagtcagtacaaaaagaacttacctaaatagtcatactcaatacacttcgagtgtaccagtgtaatttattaatcaagataaactaatacttaattacactacgactattccgatggtttgttcctttccatcttagtcgtgagcaactatttataatttataaagaaccgacaacatgatcttctgagtgtgacaccacactccatgttatctactatataaattaattgaacaattatatttaataaataaatgtagacattgaccaatgtgattcttttatttcaacaaataaatatttacaaaagctaagcttttagtatatactctaacaatcagACCCAATGTGATCTTTGGTTAAAAGTTAGATTTTACATCATATAGATATtttcctcgctcaacccttcctagtggtttcaattgagcaaaattacaaattaacgatagcacttgattatgtagttgcaaatttactaaattagTTTGGAATTTATTTATCAAGGACGATCATATAactgaagaaattctctctgagatatggaatacacttgatacaaattctagcattggacatggagctaatgtaggagaagtatccagaacaaatattccatcatcttcgcagtatagttgtgtgcctaacacaaatagaaatagaagcagtaatttcacatttgatctaaatgaagaagctagtattcaagaatATGAAGTTCTGAATCCTTGTACAACACTTGATGTTTACTTTGAGCCTACTTGGAGggaggaggaagggtattataatCGAATTGGAGAGGAATTGCAATGtaatacagatgtacaagaattcttagctgatgatatgcagattgaacaatatgaaatatctccagagcagtacagtgacttagagAAGGAGTTCCCAACaactgatgatccatatattctaaattcttgaTTGCTCCAAAGGCCAGTTGAAAAGGCAACAGatgagcatgaattttttgtTGGCCAGATTTTTtcgtctcgacaagagttcaagaatgcacttgtgaaacatgtcatggttaaacatatgagatataacctagtcgacactcggaaaaataaagtaaaagccgtctgcttcaatcaaccgtgtaaatggagagtagttgcccgaggggatgtagagttcattgttacgaaatatataaaggaacaccaatgtggcaccattagggaaagtgctgatcatcaagcatgctcttcatcctttgtagcttcttttgttgaagagcaatttcttgctaatgaacaatacaagccaagtatgattatagcagatataaaagctAGGTTTGGAGTGATCATATCATACAGAAAAGCATACATATCTCGAGAGAAAGCGATAaagaaagttgttggagattatgaccaagcatatagagatcttccactatatctacgtgagttaagagtcagggatcCTAAAACCTATGTGATACTACACAGGAATGGAGATAATAAGTTCCAACGCTGTTTTTGGGAttttggagcttgtagaagagtattcaggtcttatcttcgcaaattgattggaattgatgccacacacctaagaggcaaatatccgAGTGTcttgttgatggctacatcaattgatgctaatgacaatgtcctcccagtagcctttggaatcgctgaagttgaatgtgggtctgcatgggagtggtttttggatcatacgaagagattctttgatgttgatccagagtcaatgactatagtatcagatagacatcgtggCATTATATTAGTAGTTAGGAAAATCTATCCTACCgcccatcatgctttttgttgccatcacatgtcttgcaatatggtaacagatactggcagtaggtcaggtttaggcttgttttgggcaacagctcgagcaaacacaacactccaatatgatctcataatgcagtccatgcttgaaaaatATCCAGATGatcataagtggcttcagaacattgaccctaaaagatgggctaatgcacactttagtggcagaaggtacacaatgctaacaaccaattgtgtagagagtttaaatgttttgttcaaggagacgcgtgaacttcccataaacaggttaattgataataccagaagaaaggttgctcaatggttctttaaccgtagggaggaagtgtcgaaatggtatgttgcattgacacctcatgctaccaaagaaatggaatcaaggagggagaaagctagacgatataaagtccacccctactctcaatctgaaagggaagtagagacatggggtgcttcctacattgttgatttggagagaaaatattgtaactgcggggagtttcaaatttcaggattgccttgctcacatgcaattgTCATCATcattcaccggaacatggatacactcccatattgtgaacattattttcattcacagaattggaatgcgacatacatggatcatatttTCCCCTGTTGAAGTaaggaattttggcctaggggagtAAACAACATTATAGTTCTATGTCCCCATAGCCTTGTGCAGCCGGGTAGGCGAAAAAAGGCAAGGATCGAgtcgaaacataatgggaaggtaaaagtcaaatgcagcaggtgcaaacaactgggccaTAATCAGAGGACCTGTAGAATGTCGCCAGCCCCTGGTTCTTGAATTAATTATAAATTGGAGGAGTTAATCCATATGTTTTGTATGCAGTACATACATAGGATTGTAAGAAAAACAGTTTTGGaaagtgatgtttctgttatatcattttatgtagtatttattttatgataCAGTGGTATTGTAGGTATGAGAAGTGTCAATCATCACCTGCAAGGCATAattaatacttcacaccatatagGTTTAGTATATCTCCgcatttcaattcaacaggaaggggtTTGAAATTTCAAAGTAATGtaaatatgttttgaaatataAATGAGTTAAAACTCAGACAAAGGGATTGTAGTCATCCTTGAAAAATAAGATTGGAgtcattgaaaaagaaaacagGTCACTATTCCGTGCCAACTGCACGGAACAATAACTTCTAATACAGGGGgtataaataagttttgacaccatttataccatctccccactcagaccatcacagggaacgtgatttcaggtaaatccaagtagggagggacattagtgggttttggtcaaaacccactgatggacctagacacctctgatttgacccatttcagttcgagtgggaatCTGGAATTACAAGGTCTCCAACGGTACTAGCAAATCATGTTTTAAAGCTCCATTGGTGTGGTAGCAagtgttgataaaaaaaaaatcaaccaccattgggcctgatatgagagcatatcaagcccaacgtgggcctgatatgagcgcatatcaggcccaacgtgggtctggtatGGTATcatttcttaaaacttgattttatctcccccttctataaactcaacatgtgctaccatgctccttatcaaaaaaataaaataaaataaaattacttggatttaccatagggtttaagtctacagcATGACCATCAGTgtactgttccgtgccaactgacaCGGAGTAATAACTTAGTTTCCAGGATATATAAATtcattttgacaccatatataccatctccccaccaagatcttcacagggaactttatttcaggtaaatccaagtaggggagggccatcagtgggttttggtcaaaacccactgatggacctagacacctctgatttaatccatttcagttcgagtgggattaTGGAATTGCAAGGACGCCAACGGTGCTagaaaataatgatttaaagctatatatgtgtggtagcaagtgttgaaaaaaaatagCCACCGTTGGGCCTgctatgagagcatatcaggcccaccgtgggcatgatatgagtgcatatcaggcccaacgtgggcctgatatgagcgcatatcagacccaacgtgggcctgcTATGGTGtcgtttcttaaaacttgattctatctcccccttctataaactcaacacgtgctaccatgctccttatcaaaaaaaataaaataaaataaaattatttggatttaccatagggtttaagtctacagcATGGCCATCagtgcactgtttcgtgccaactgg from Zingiber officinale cultivar Zhangliang chromosome 4B, Zo_v1.1, whole genome shotgun sequence includes:
- the LOC121975540 gene encoding cysteine-rich receptor-like protein kinase 25, which gives rise to MACSGQLNYFAGFFLLSLFLVLRLPISLPAYLGNYCPTDSNFTSAGAYQSNLDLLLPSLASEAIATGYHNATTGRTPDQPHGLALCRGDASSAVCRTCLNTSVHDVRQRCPLGKSSTIWYDDCLLRYSDRSFFSEVDASFPLYQYNGYNASDPAAFHRVLTDLVGVLVEEASGNASSLFAAGWASVPVANASDVYGLVQCTRDLSTDDCGRCLRDAVANLSSCCYGQLGMKIYGQSCYFRYENYPFFELSSGSAVLLSPPPAASPPSAPPSTSTETGTNRGNKSNSWKIIVIVSTSALFFLLVCSLLWWKCNARLRDHWNRLPTPQTESTENLFREWKPNLSGLNGNEVLQERDGSRPTSFDFATVAAATSNFSDSNKLGKGGFGYVYQGSLPGGQEVAVKRLSTNSHQGLQEFETEVMVIAKLQHRNLVRLLGYCIQGEEKILIYEYMPNKSLEAILFDPEKKALLDWPTRFDIIGGIIRGLIYLHRDSVSRIAHRDLKPNNILLDKDMNPKISDFGFARIFMDEQNQGNTRKPAGTLGYMSPEYTIKGLFSDKSDVYSFGIIVLELVTGKRSNSFHELEDTPTLAGYAWSVWREGKADDLVDASIRGTPSCSMNQVLRCIHIALLCVQDRAVDRPDMPAVDRMMANDCDIAQTPKKPTFTLEPPAQPETRNEMTVTSLQGR